The following coding sequences are from one Humulus lupulus chromosome X, drHumLupu1.1, whole genome shotgun sequence window:
- the LOC133804707 gene encoding uncharacterized protein LOC133804707 produces the protein MEAQRREEKEAAEREANEASSQVAIQKEALGLQTKAKTKESEFEKAINSASAGDITKAIEAALKLERERLKKLEDLDEGNKALGLNVNKEVSTGVKKLLRESSGQYSDFIILSSLILK, from the exons ATGGAAGCTcagagaagagaagaaaaagaggcTGCTGAAAGGGAGGCCAATGAAGCGTCAAGCCAGGTTGCTATTCAGAAGGAAGCTTTAGGATTGCAAACTAAAGCCAAAACCAAGGAATCTGAATTTGAAAAAGCAATAAATTCAGCATCAGCAG GTGACATTACTAAAGCTATAGAAGCTGCACTAAAGTTGGAGCGTGAAAGATTAAAAAAGTTGGAAGACTTGGATGAAGGAAACAAGGCATTAGGATTGAATGTAAATAAG GAGGTTTCTACTGGTGTGAAAAAGTTATTGAGGGAATCGTCTGGCCAGTACAGCGACTTCATTATTCTTTCCTCTTTAATTCTCAAGTAA